From one Triticum aestivum cultivar Chinese Spring chromosome 4B, IWGSC CS RefSeq v2.1, whole genome shotgun sequence genomic stretch:
- the LOC123091841 gene encoding uncharacterized protein isoform X2, giving the protein MQSYLHELPSTYNLVMLDLVRRGRLLYKHNEGRLLVKIYFKRAGEPLELKSPPDSRVEPEPPLEHESDVQEVELRMDHDMVVAGARIIKSAGGIRGGAVPAAGHGSPWVAADAQGEFRCQDGV; this is encoded by the exons ATGCAGTCCTACCTGCACGAGCTGCCCTCCACCTACAACCTCGTGATGCTTGACCTCGTCAGGCGTGGCCGCCTCCTCTACAAGCACAATGAGGGCCGCCTTCTCGTCAAGATCTACTTCAAGCGCGCCGGAGAGCCCCTCGAGCTCAAG TCACCGCCGGATTCGAGGGTGGAGCCCGAGCCTCCACTGGAGCATGAATCAGACGTGCAGGAGGTGGAGCTCCGCATGGATCATGACATGGTCGTCGCGGGGGCAAGGATCATCAAGTCTGCAGGCGGCATCAGGGGAGGTGCAGTGCCAGCTGCTGGACATGGTTCACCCTGGGTTGCTGCTGATGCACAAG GTGAATTTCGATGCCAAGACGGAGTATGA
- the LOC123091841 gene encoding uncharacterized protein isoform X1, translated as MRAAFSSRSTSSAPESPSSSRTMIRRLEQIRRVFQGLEGSHIWPFQCLIFHSQSPPDSRVEPEPPLEHESDVQEVELRMDHDMVVAGARIIKSAGGIRGGAVPAAGHGSPWVAADAQGEFRCQDGV; from the exons ATGAGGGCCGCCTTCTCGTCAAGATCTACTTCAAGCGCGCCGGAGAGCCCCTCGAGCTCAAG GACCATGATTCGGAGGCTGGAGCAGATCCGGAGGGTGTTCCAGGGACTCGAGGGCTCCCATATCTGGCCCTTCCAGTGTTTAATTTTTCATAGTCAG TCACCGCCGGATTCGAGGGTGGAGCCCGAGCCTCCACTGGAGCATGAATCAGACGTGCAGGAGGTGGAGCTCCGCATGGATCATGACATGGTCGTCGCGGGGGCAAGGATCATCAAGTCTGCAGGCGGCATCAGGGGAGGTGCAGTGCCAGCTGCTGGACATGGTTCACCCTGGGTTGCTGCTGATGCACAAG GTGAATTTCGATGCCAAGACGGAGTATGA